Below is a window of Vulpes vulpes isolate BD-2025 chromosome 5, VulVul3, whole genome shotgun sequence DNA.
gcccctcccccccactttgGGGCTGTAGGGCATTAGGATTAATTTATTGGTGACTTAGACTAGAGGGTGTCTTTGGAACCTGACACCTGGTTTGGGTGGGGAACCCTTAATGGCTGACTGTGCAATCAATATCTCTGGAGTCACTTCCCCAAACCTCAGTGTGTAATAAACTGTGCCCAGCCTCCCGTGGAGCTCTTGTGAGGCCCAGAAGAGTCAAATAGTTTCCAAGCACCCTTCCATTTGAGAAGCCTGTCTCCCCTGTTCAAGTCCCCTGGGCTGCCAGAGTGTCTGGCAGAGTGTCCCATCTTGAGGATGGACTGGGGTCTGGGTGATCCTCCGGCTGGGATCTCAAGGATCTCCTCTAGAATCACAGACAAGTGATTGCATACAACAGACCCTTCAGTGAATGCATACAACAGACCCTCAGAGGGGGTGTTGCTAATAGCACACCCccaccctctccttccctctagtCTGAGCTCTGCTTTGCATCAGAACCATCCATTTGACCCCTGGAGGACTTCTGGGAGAAGGCTGACAGCAACAGCACCCCCTCTTTCTAGGTGAGGACACTGGAAGACTGGCATTGCTAGTTTTCCAGGTGGGCTAAGGCCAGACTGGGCTCTGAGCCCTTGTGGGGTCCCTGAATCCTCCTGACACCCAAAAGCAGGTGAAGCCTTCTGGGGCCTTGAAGCCCCAAGCCAGGAGGGGCTGCCAGCACAGCGCCTCTGCCCCACTGCTGCCACTGCCAGAGGCTGGGCCCCTGTTGGGTTTGTCCCTTGCCGGCACTCTGGCTACTAAAGGCTGGTTGGCCTCCAGCTGGGAGGGAAGGGCAAGAGGCAAAGAGCCTTAACCCTTGGTGTGGGGTCCCTCAGATCCCCTCAGCTTTATTCCAGTGTTCCATTATAGCCAGTCCAGGCACCACTCCTGCAGGTGTGATCACAGAGATGAGTATCAGACAGAGGGTGGCACGCCCAGgagtggcctggggtggggaagcCTGAGAGGGGTGGGCCTGAGAGACATTCCCAGCAGGCTGAGTTTTACATCCCAAATGACCGGTCTGGCCCCTTCCAGCTACTCCTCTGCTGCCTCAGCCTCTGGCccccctggctgagcagggccCTCCCTGGCCTGGCCCATACCTCCCTCGGCCTTTTCAGTAATTGTCTCAGactctcctctgctgtcctcagGACTGGCTTTGACCTTGAGGGCCCCATCTCCCTGGcgccctcccacctcctccctgccccctgcctctggCTGCCCACTGCGGACTTCTGGCGTAGCCCTAGGTGTGGCCTTCTGGGCCTCAGGCTGCTCTGCCCTGCGATAGACCAGGTAGCTGGTTGTGGGAAGCCTGTGGGCCAGGGCTCCAGGGGGCAGGCAGTGGTAGCCCTGCTCCTTGTATAGGAAGAGGCGAAATGTGTCAGGCTGGGTCACTCGGAACTTGGTGGCACAGAGCTGGCTCAGGGTGGCAATCGAGGCCCCTGGGGGCACTGCCAGGGTCTTGGAGGTACAGCCGCTGCTGGGGTCCTGATAGGCTACTCGGAGGAGGTGCTGTGTAGAAGGAAAGCAAGAGTTCGATCCTGCCTGGCATATATCTGGCTGCAAAGCCTGAGGTCCCAGGGTAGGCTctttggggcagggtggggtggtaTAAATCCAGTGGTAGAGCCAAGAGACAAAAGCTGTTTGGACAAGGTGAGTTTCAAGCTGGGCTCAGAGGAAAGGAGAGATCTGCCTTGGCTAGCGGCTGGAAGGGTGGCCCCAGCAGGTCTCTAGAGCCCAACAACCAGACTCAGAGCCTACCTAAGGCTAAGCCTGGGCCCTAAGCGCATATACTGTGTCAACTTGTTTAATCCGCACATTGACCCCAGGAGGCAAGTACTGtaacctcattttatagatgaggaagccaaggcacAAAGAGGTTACATAACTTGCCCAAGCTCCTGCAAACAgaaagtagcagagccaggatttgaacctggcaTCTGGCTATGGGGTGTGAACTCTTAACAAAGTCTAGGAAGGGTCCCTTGACTGGATGGAGAGGAGGGTAGGGGGAGCATGGGCTGGGAGCCTCACTCCATGGGAGGGAAGAGCCCTAGGCGGAGGCCAGAAGTcaggatgtggggcttgagcttGCCACCATGtcatacctcagtttcctcagtctGTAAGATGGGCATATACTAATGGTCCCAATTTGGAGTTTCTATGAAGCTGCAGGGCTGAGCCCCTAGAGTCACAGAGCACGGTGTTGGCACACAGAATGCACCCTCTCGAGAAAGGTTAGGGTTTGAGGTTTGGTCCCCATAGGGTGCCATGTCTATGACAGGGTGATATAGGACTAGCCTCTCTCTTGTTGGGTCTCACTAGGGGAAGGGGGAGACTGTGCAGGGTGATGCCAAACCCCCCCCTCTGCCCTGTGCTGGGGCTGGGCAGCTCAGCAGATGGGGTGGATGCCCAATTACCTGGAAGCTGTGGGTGGCGGGCAGGCGGCGCTGCTCCCAGAGGCTGAGGGAGCGCTGTAGCTCCTGTGAGGGGCTCAGGGGGACGGTGTGGGCCTGGTCCAGGCCACTCAGCAGGGCCAGGCTGGCTGATAGGCTGGTCAGGTAGTAACCGCCTAGGACACAAGGGGAAGAATGCAGCTCAGGCTAGGCGTAGGTGACACTTCGCCACCCCCCACCACTTAATGGGGACCGTGCAGCCCCTGAGGCAGCCTGGTCCCACACAGGCAGGTGGAGGAGCTTCCTCACCCTCTCCGGTAAGCAGGGTGGGCTCCAGCAGTTCTGACATGTACTCAGCCTCCAGCAGCAGCTCAGGAAGGTCGCACTGGGCCAGGACGAGGCTTAGCAGTGGGAGGAACTCATctgcccccgcgccctcccctgTGGGGTGACAGGGGAGGAAGCTTCAGACTCCTCTGGGGCCCCAGGGTCAGAGTCCACTCCTTGTCTCAGAGAGGGacccttccctccacctgctgGGCCTTGGGTGAAGTGGTCTCCATGGCAACCACAGACAGAGGCTGAGGAGAGGGTGCTctactctctgggcctcagctgtaCCATCTGTGAGATGGGAGTGTTGGGCTCACTTTTCCCCCTGCTGTGCCATTCTGGAGTCTCAGTGGGAGGCTGCCTCTGCCGCAGCAGGGGGCTGGCTGGTAGTGGGAGGAGGGGGCATACCCGCCTGGGTCCTCAGGGCTGTGTAGAGCAGCTGGCAAGCCTGCAGGAGCCGCTTGACCTGGGCACTGGGTGAGTAGGCACGGAGCAGCTGCAGCAGCTTCTGGTGCACCTGCTCCATTTCTACCGGGGAGGGCAGGCTCACATGGGACCCAAAGGCTCCAGGGCCCTGGGCACGGGCCAGGCGGAGGCCTTCAGCCAGGCGGCCCAGGGAGCCATTGGCAGAAAGCCGGTGGCGCAGGCGGGAGGCCAGGATGGGCCGGAGAGGTTTGAGCACGGAGCGGTGCAGCGACTTCTCCAAGATGTGCTctgaggaggagaggcaggcagggtcAAGGGGAGTAGGGCGCAAGTGGGGGGCCAGAGTCCCCAGGAGGAGGGTGCagccagagggggagagagatgaAAAGGAGGAGGAATCTCTGGGTGAGACGGGAGAATAGTGGGAGAGAGGTGGGGAACGCGAAGAGCTGGAATTACAGACTCTGGGGCTGAGCCCGTGGAGCCCGGGGCCAGGGTCTCACCCAGTCTCTCGGGCGGCAGCAGCTTCTCAGGgcccagctctgcactcagcatggccCGAGCCCGGCTCAGCGCCTCTCGGACATCCTGCAGCTCCCGGGGCTCAGGGCCAGCCCGCACCTGGGTCAGGAGGTCCTGCACCAGCTGGCCCACAGCCGTCTGTCGGTCCTGCATCAGAGCTGTGGCCACCCGGCCCACCTGCCGCTCAGGCGCCAGCAGGGAGCAGAAGGCTGCGCTCATGGACCGCAGCAGGGGCCTCCGGTGGCCCAGGCGGGGTGAGGTTGCTGGGCTTCCGTGAGCCCTGGGCGCCCCCTCCTCTTCCGAGCTGCTGGGGGAGCCGCAGTCTACCTCCCGGAGggagggtaggggtgggaggctggggctggCGCCCCCTGGCACACAGTACCCCACTGAGCTCTCCCTTCGCAGAAGCTGGCGAGGGGGTAACCTGTCTGTCTGGCTGGGGGCTGCACCTGGCAGAATGGGGACCGGGGGAGGTGGCACAGCGGGTGGAGACAGAGGGCTGGAGGTCTCCGTGGACACACGCACTTTGAAGCTCCTCTTGAATTTCTCCCGCTTGGTGGGGCCCAGGTCCCCTGGGAACAGGGGATTGAAGAAGCACAGGGCGGCTCCCGTACCCTGGTCCAGCTCTTGTGGGGGCCGGGGCTTCAGCCGGGGCAGCAGCTGGTCTTCAGATGGGCCCTGCTGAGCCCTGGTGTTGAGGGAGGAGCTCCAGAACTCTAGGGAAGAGACACCAATTGGGGCCTCGGGGAGGTTTGGGGAGTTGTGCCCAAATGAGGGAAAGGCACTGACTCAGGCCTTGCGTCCACgtgccttcctttccttcttggcCTCAGCTTGTCCATCTGTGCAATGGGTAGCAGAAGAGCCCTTACCAATGCCCAGATGGGAGATGGCTTCCAGTTCCTTGTGGGTGGCTGCCTGGCAGATGGCTCTGGGGAGCtgcagtgggaggaggaggatgtctctgaggccagagagagaaacagaaagccaGGGGTGAGGGATGCTCAGGGCACTGGGGGCTGACAGGACCTGCAGAGGTTGGGAGGACAGGATgtcccagggacctgggaccAACGGACACCAGGCACCCTGCAGCCAGGCTTACCGGGTATGGCAGTAGGCGCAGATGAGCTGGACCAGGTCTGGGAACATGAGTTCTGAGCCCTCCAAGGAGACGCCTGAGGGATGGGAAGTGCGGTTGTTCTCCAGAAAACACCCCTGTGCCCGGCCCTGACTGCTTCCAGCCCCTTCCCCCCAGGCCAGTCCTGCTCACCCCCAGGGCTCTCCTGGATGTAGTGGCTAGAGACAAAGGAGGGGCCACTGGCCTCGGGCAGCCGCAcgcacagggcctggcacccgCGAGTGTTAGATTTCCGCACAAGGAACATCTGCAAGGGACAGGGGTTGGAGGCTCGGGACCTCCATGTCCAgcctttcccccccacccccgccggccAGTCCCAGGGTCAGGGGCCAGACTCACCCCCGGGGGCTCGGTCCTCAGCACATGCAGTGCAGCCGCCGCGTTGGCCCGCAGCTGCAGCCACACGGGCCGCGTGAGCAGCAAGCGCTCCCGCAGGCTCACGGTGCGCCCGGGCCGCTGGGGCCCAACTGTCTGCCACCCGCTGGCCCCGGGCACATCATACAGTGGGTCCTGGGCTGGCCTAAAGGGTGGGCACCAGATCTGAGCAGG
It encodes the following:
- the RIN1 gene encoding ras and Rab interactor 1 isoform X1; translation: METPREPGAGPLGAPSLSNFTPGHREREKPAQDPLYDVPGASGWQTVGPQRPGRTVSLRERLLLTRPVWLQLRANAAAALHVLRTEPPGMFLVRKSNTRGCQALCVRLPEASGPSFVSSHYIQESPGGVSLEGSELMFPDLVQLICAYCHTRDILLLPLQLPRAICQAATHKELEAISHLGIEFWSSSLNTRAQQGPSEDQLLPRLKPRPPQELDQGTGAALCFFNPLFPGDLGPTKREKFKRSFKVRVSTETSSPLSPPAVPPPPVPILPGAAPSQTDRLPPRQLLRRESSVGYCVPGGASPSLPPLPSLREVDCGSPSSSEEEGAPRAHGSPATSPRLGHRRPLLRSMSAAFCSLLAPERQVGRVATALMQDRQTAVGQLVQDLLTQVRAGPEPRELQDVREALSRARAMLSAELGPEKLLPPERLEHILEKSLHRSVLKPLRPILASRLRHRLSANGSLGRLAEGLRLARAQGPGAFGSHVSLPSPVEMEQVHQKLLQLLRAYSPSAQVKRLLQACQLLYTALRTQAGEGAGADEFLPLLSLVLAQCDLPELLLEAEYMSELLEPTLLTGEGGYYLTSLSASLALLSGLDQAHTVPLSPSQELQRSLSLWEQRRLPATHSFQHLLRVAYQDPSSGCTSKTLAVPPGASIATLSQLCATKFRVTQPDTFRLFLYKEQGYHCLPPGALAHRLPTTSYLVYRRAEQPEAQKATPRATPEVRSGQPEAGGREEVGGRQGDGALKVKASPEDSRGESETITEKAEGGMGQAREGPAQPGGPEAEAAEE
- the RIN1 gene encoding ras and Rab interactor 1 isoform X2; the encoded protein is METPREPGAGPLGAPSLSNFTPGHREREKPAQDPLYDVPGASGWQTVGPQRPGRTVSLRERLLLTRPVWLQLRANAAAALHVLRTEPPGMFLVRKSNTRGCQALCVRLPEASGPSFVSSHYIQESPGGVSLEGSELMFPDLVQLICAYCHTRDILLLPLQLPRAICQAATHKELEAISHLGIEFWSSSLNTRAQQGPSEDQLLPRLKPRPPQELDQGTGAALCFFNPLFPGDLGPTKREKFKRSFKVRVSTETSSPLSPPAVPPPPVPILPGAAPSQTDRLPPRQLLRRESSVGYCVPGGASPSLPPLPSLREVDCGSPSSSEEEGAPRAHGSPATSPRLGHRRPLLRSMSAAFCSLLAPERQVGRVATALMQDRQTAVGQLVQDLLTQVRAGPEPRELQDVREALSRARAMLSAELGPEKLLPPERLEHILEKSLHRSVLKPLRPILASRLRHRLSANGSLGRLAEGLRLARAQGPGAFGSHVSLPSPVEMEQVHQKLLQLLRAYSPSAQVKRLLQACQLLYTALRTQAGEGAGADEFLPLLSLVLAQCDLPELLLEAEYMSELLEPTLLTGEGGYYLTSLSASLALLSGLDQAHTVPLSPSQELQRSLSLWEQRRLPATHSFQGLSPAAS